The sequence GTTACTGTCAGGTGTGTCATTAAACCAGATGTACGCAATGGAACTGATTGGTCCTTTTCGGCATTTGGGTATGAGTTTCCTATGGACGAAATGCCAGTGATCCGCGTTGTGAATGCAGATGCAGATGGATATATCAGGTGATTTACATTTTTTATACTCAAAACCTGTGTGGTCATAGTTGTTATATCAACTAATTGGAGTTTTCCCTTTCTGTTTTGGTAATAGTCCAACCGAATGGGAAGATTGCATTGATGGAAATGAAATTCAGAGTGACGACGATGTATTGGAGTACAAGACGAGAATCGTTCCCACAGATCCTGGTTTGGTCATGGGTACAAGTGGTACTAGTGTTGTCTTAGATGACACGTCTTTGTTGCCAGTGACATTGTCAGGTGACCCCCCAttgctgtcaactttgtcaagtgacTCAACATTGTTGCCAACCGTGCATACCGGTGAAATGGTGACCAGAGTTTTGAGTAACTCTACAAGGTTGTCAACCACCGATTCCAGTGGATTGGTGTCGATAGTCACGAGTAACCCAGACATGTTGCCAACCACAGAATCCAGTGAATTGGTGATTGTCATGGGAATTCTAATCTCCCTAAAAACCTTATTCCCTCGACCAACAATGACAGCAGTGATAGCTTAGCTGTTATTCCGAGTGTCTCTATTGTGGGTGTTAAACGCAAGCGTAGTAGTTCTTTAAGACGCCATGGAAAGATTCATGTTGACGAAAGTAATGAAGCTGATGATTACACAATTGACCCAGATGATGACCATCTCGTGAGCTTGGATCCTTCCCAGATATATGGGACAGGTACGGGTGTTACTCCATCTAGTTTTTCTGACCTACATATCGGTATGACGTTTCCAAACCGACAAAAGTTGTTTGATACCCTTGCCGGAGTTCATGTTAAGGGTTTGAGGGAGTATAAATCTTTGAAGACTGCTCCTGACAGATTTACCGCAGAGTGCAAAAATTCGGCTACCGATGGCAACTGGTTCATTCATGCAACTAAGGTAGGAAATTTTGACACTTTCCAGATCATCAGGTATGAGCAGGAGCACAGTTATGGTGTTCATCGTCGTCACGGTGGAACTGGGCACAAGCATGCATCTGCTAAATGGATTGCGTCATTATTATGCCCATTTGTGCTTGTCAACAAGGATATAACAGCAACGTTTGTGCAGACTTTCATGAAAAAAGTGCATCATATAGATATATCTGAGCAGAAAGCCGGACGTGCAAGGATTCATGCATTGGAGCTTGTCCATGGATCATTCAAGGAGTCATTCAGCATTCTGCCTAAACTCGTTGAAGAGATGGAAAAACTTAATGATGGAACAGTGACTAATCTTGCGCGTAATCAGAATGGTATGTTTGCCGCTTTTTTCTGGGCATTTTGTCCTGCCATTAAAACGTTCCGGGAAAATCTTCGTCATGTTATTGCAGTTGATGGTACTCATCTCAGGGGTGATTATCCCGGCATCCTACTTGTCGCATACGCACAGGATGGAGATAATGGTGTTGTTCCAAATGCATATGCCATAGTTGAGTATGAGAAAAAGGATTGTTGTATTTGGTTTTTGAATCTACTATGGTTACATGTAAGTGATGGATACAAGAGGATTAATGAATTGGTTGTTATATCAGACAAGGGTGGGGGGCTAGTTGCAGCCATGGATGTCGTGATGCCCCAGGTTAAGCATGTTAACTGTGTGCGTCATTTCTTGGAGAACTTCTATACGACTTTCAACGATGCGGCAGTACGTGAATTCATGTGGATAGCCGCTACTACAGCTCTTCCCCGAAATTTTGAATACCATATGGGTGAGATCCGTAAAGCCTCGCCAAGGTGTGCAGAATGGTTGCTTAAGTATGACAAGGCACTATGGACTCAAGCCTTTATGTTTCCCCTGAAACGGTGGGGTATATTCACAATAAATATGTGCGAGTCGACCAATTCTCAACTTCGAGTTGCACGGTCTTATCCTGTTGCCGCACTTGTACAGGCTACCCGCGTCAAGGCAGCTCTTTACTTTGCTAAGCGTCATGACAGGAGTTTCACGCGTACTAAGTCTATCACCCTTTATGCATCGAAGAAATGGGTCAAAGTTGTTAACAAGACCAAACAATGCATTCCCACTAGTTACGGCAACAACAAGTTTTCTGTCGACCACCTGGGAGAATTGTATTCTGTGGATCCTACATTGCGGACTTGCAACTGTTTACAAGTTCCAAAGTGTTTGTATTCCATGTATACATGCATGCTCTTCTATAATGCGTATGGGGCTGGATCTGGCAGATTACTGCCATGACTGGTATTCCATGGACAATTATCGGCGCACCTACGCTGTTACTCTTGCTCCATGTGAAGGTTACTCCAGATGGCCGTATGATCCAACTTCTGAATACATTATTCCACCCGTTTGGAAGCGCAATG comes from Papaver somniferum cultivar HN1 chromosome 7, ASM357369v1, whole genome shotgun sequence and encodes:
- the LOC113297525 gene encoding uncharacterized protein LOC113297525, with the protein product MGGTSRCVIKPDVRNGTDWSFSAFGYEFPMDEMPVIRVVNADADGYISPTEWEDCIDGNEIQSDDDVLEYKTRIVPTDPGLVMGTSGTSVVLDDTSLLPVTLSGDPPLLSTLSSDSTLLPTVHTGEMVTRVLSNSTRLSTTDSSGLVSIVTSNPDMLPTTESSELVIVMGILISLKTLFPRPTMTAVIA